A part of Limihaloglobus sulfuriphilus genomic DNA contains:
- a CDS encoding discoidin domain-containing protein, with amino-acid sequence MKQFVTLMMFAGVISAAMGALPQPSYVVSVDSYVGAKTDPQNEVAVLTDGVVPAVWQDDGLVDYNMAGADTQEIVFDFGSEETIGSAQISYYTYSTYGVEAPALVEFYFSSDGVTYTEEPVTYDEFNTDYVSGDQTPGTQEYGLGENSARYVKVVLTPGGSGNEMVLSEIAFSETVIPVAEPDFTISVASYTATPAPSSAIDNDNDLTNGIMEPSDPYSSDWVGYRTVDSFQQIVFDFGSQQEIGGLKFHFLIVSAWYIEAPESVEFLFSTDGASFSDSFFYDGFDQTADSGHTVDLNCPDITARYVKLLITPGTRGEYSQSEMMIGEVAFIIPTAENEDPVPDYYTSDPEPNYTAPDESGIDLYDGFLPTELYDANWVEFFSAKRTYKFDFNFGRGLSLENVGLYYDAESVWGIEAPSQALFMFSSDGETYGSYIFIDDFETADGMYRVTEAAAGIECTHAKVIIKTNAPSGVIRLGEILFTEQGTPITYTDISGYTTVFNGDGMDVVDLTDGDTATAVEYQPGVTGFSVPIVFDLNGPKGIASVNVDYIAGAWGLDLSTVLVEFSEDGSAYNQSYLLENIDSTSAGFTDYSVSVETPGAYGRYVKVTFTTPGSALKLTEVGFGEAGDITYTSNVEPANFSDSGGELVNGVPADDSFYGDGLVTYSFEVDETPELVIDFDLAGSRAVESVGLNYSAWTSWSMTIAEMRVQFSDNGVDFGDPYVKSDLPDSYGGHLGVVQTPGGSGSYVRLTIVPDSYSGTEQVKISEVMFFAVGDMSYTLSQEPLWIDPDLTGRTLIDGYIPASNSGDPGWIQYDTGDNVTVDISLGDTVELADVGISYLGQGTHVGDGWVWDLMAPGSAVIYTSMDGENFTQVGEITDFSDSAEPFTSQVQFFGLASTQQARFVRVDILHDPTDDKPFMIGEIIFHEAGSETAPEIVCAGFSSFNKPLSITAVFDQDISSAAITADNFNIEGHTILAAEVFEDLGNCVELTLAEYSNVGDVLTVQYRAVGGITKIWQNSNSFYNVCLQDDVQSIMARQLPDGGIAMTQPADGSFDEGDSLWIEPYFGLHAAQALVLAYDIELDPAYLAAARDYMQWYVDHLEPDGTVMVHTGEYPDYTSTGECDSTDSYAAEFLSLANMYYARTLDLDFVNWVWPYAQTIVGAMELTLDAADHLTYAKPGSSFKYLMDNSEVVLGYKNAAMLAFAAADSDKYAAWNAAADQTQAGLETMYLSQDNRYAWAKSSSGSLSTSWSEVYADGDSQMFMIKNVLENQDRAKTIWQSSVDQFIPQGIPADGISSGWVLATVSAGKYGTGYDEVAYANYQKNKYQDTTGYINKHFQSAFMIHQQVQSRQFMKTDAFADGEINLADFAMLSADWFEDREELVADMVEEWLNSYRYQARE; translated from the coding sequence ATGAAACAGTTTGTGACTTTAATGATGTTTGCAGGGGTAATTTCCGCCGCGATGGGCGCTTTGCCCCAGCCGAGCTATGTCGTTTCTGTAGATAGTTATGTAGGTGCGAAGACAGACCCTCAGAATGAGGTGGCGGTGCTTACTGACGGCGTTGTTCCGGCAGTATGGCAGGATGACGGGCTGGTAGATTACAATATGGCGGGTGCCGATACACAGGAGATAGTTTTTGACTTCGGCTCGGAGGAGACCATAGGTTCCGCCCAGATAAGCTATTATACATATTCTACTTATGGAGTAGAGGCCCCTGCTCTGGTTGAGTTTTATTTCAGCTCAGACGGGGTAACATATACCGAAGAGCCCGTTACTTACGATGAGTTCAATACCGACTACGTAAGCGGCGACCAGACCCCGGGCACACAGGAATACGGCCTTGGAGAAAACAGTGCCCGTTATGTTAAGGTTGTCCTGACGCCCGGCGGCAGCGGCAATGAAATGGTACTATCCGAGATAGCGTTCAGCGAGACGGTTATTCCGGTGGCTGAGCCTGATTTCACAATCTCGGTTGCAAGCTACACGGCTACTCCGGCGCCTTCAAGCGCGATAGACAACGATAACGACCTGACAAACGGCATTATGGAGCCCAGCGATCCGTATTCGAGCGACTGGGTTGGCTACCGCACGGTTGACAGTTTCCAGCAGATTGTCTTCGATTTTGGAAGCCAGCAGGAAATCGGCGGCCTGAAGTTCCATTTTCTTATTGTAAGTGCATGGTATATTGAGGCGCCTGAATCAGTGGAATTTCTGTTCAGCACAGACGGCGCATCTTTCAGCGATTCTTTCTTCTATGACGGCTTTGACCAGACCGCTGACAGCGGGCATACCGTTGATCTTAACTGTCCGGATATCACTGCAAGATACGTCAAGCTCTTGATTACCCCGGGTACAAGAGGGGAGTATTCACAGAGTGAGATGATGATCGGCGAGGTGGCGTTTATAATACCCACAGCTGAAAACGAAGATCCCGTACCGGATTACTATACATCGGATCCCGAGCCGAATTATACCGCTCCTGATGAAAGCGGGATTGATCTTTACGACGGTTTTCTGCCGACAGAGCTTTATGATGCCAACTGGGTAGAATTCTTCTCGGCAAAGCGGACGTATAAGTTTGACTTCAATTTCGGCCGCGGGCTGAGCCTCGAAAATGTCGGCCTCTACTATGACGCGGAAAGTGTCTGGGGTATTGAAGCCCCGAGCCAGGCGTTGTTTATGTTCAGCAGCGACGGCGAAACATACGGCAGCTATATCTTTATAGATGATTTTGAAACGGCTGACGGAATGTACAGGGTCACAGAGGCCGCGGCAGGCATAGAATGCACACACGCAAAAGTTATAATAAAAACAAACGCCCCCAGCGGCGTGATTCGTCTGGGTGAAATCCTGTTCACAGAGCAGGGGACGCCGATAACATATACAGATATATCGGGATACACAACAGTCTTCAACGGTGACGGCATGGACGTTGTTGATCTGACCGACGGTGATACAGCCACAGCGGTTGAATATCAGCCCGGCGTTACCGGTTTTTCTGTGCCGATAGTATTCGACCTGAACGGGCCCAAAGGCATCGCGTCTGTGAACGTCGATTATATAGCAGGGGCCTGGGGTCTTGACCTGAGCACGGTACTTGTGGAATTCAGCGAAGACGGCTCAGCATACAATCAGAGCTACCTGCTCGAAAACATCGACAGCACATCTGCCGGTTTTACAGATTACAGCGTTAGTGTTGAGACTCCGGGAGCTTACGGCAGGTATGTCAAGGTAACCTTTACAACTCCCGGCTCCGCTCTCAAGCTGACAGAAGTGGGCTTCGGCGAGGCCGGCGATATAACATATACATCAAATGTAGAACCTGCGAACTTCTCCGATTCCGGCGGTGAGCTGGTAAACGGAGTTCCCGCCGACGACAGCTTCTACGGTGACGGGCTGGTTACGTACAGTTTTGAAGTAGATGAAACACCAGAGCTTGTTATAGACTTTGACCTTGCCGGCTCAAGGGCTGTTGAATCAGTAGGCCTCAACTATTCGGCCTGGACTTCCTGGTCGATGACCATCGCTGAAATGCGGGTGCAGTTCAGCGATAATGGTGTTGATTTTGGAGACCCCTATGTAAAATCTGATCTGCCTGATTCTTACGGCGGGCATCTGGGAGTTGTCCAGACACCCGGCGGGTCGGGCAGCTATGTAAGGCTTACTATCGTTCCCGATTCTTACAGCGGAACTGAACAGGTTAAGATATCAGAGGTAATGTTCTTTGCGGTCGGCGATATGTCCTATACGCTTAGCCAGGAGCCGCTTTGGATCGATCCGGACCTGACCGGCAGGACACTTATAGATGGGTATATTCCCGCGAGTAACAGCGGTGACCCAGGCTGGATTCAATACGACACCGGAGACAATGTAACCGTAGATATTTCCCTGGGTGATACAGTTGAGCTTGCTGATGTCGGCATATCTTACCTCGGACAGGGCACCCATGTCGGCGACGGCTGGGTATGGGATCTTATGGCTCCGGGTTCTGCCGTAATCTATACAAGTATGGACGGTGAAAACTTTACTCAAGTCGGCGAGATAACTGATTTCAGTGATTCTGCCGAGCCGTTCACATCACAGGTGCAGTTCTTCGGCCTTGCTTCAACCCAGCAGGCGCGTTTTGTCCGTGTTGATATCCTGCATGACCCAACTGATGACAAGCCGTTCATGATTGGTGAGATTATCTTCCACGAAGCCGGTTCAGAGACAGCTCCAGAGATCGTATGTGCGGGCTTCTCCTCATTCAACAAACCGCTTTCTATAACAGCGGTATTTGATCAGGATATAAGTTCGGCGGCAATAACAGCGGATAACTTTAATATTGAAGGGCATACAATTCTCGCCGCAGAGGTCTTTGAAGACCTTGGAAACTGCGTGGAATTGACCCTTGCCGAGTATTCAAACGTTGGTGATGTTCTCACCGTTCAATACAGGGCCGTAGGCGGCATAACCAAGATATGGCAAAATTCAAACAGCTTTTACAATGTCTGCCTTCAGGACGATGTCCAGTCGATCATGGCCCGGCAGCTGCCCGACGGCGGTATCGCTATGACACAGCCGGCAGACGGCAGCTTTGACGAGGGCGATTCATTGTGGATCGAGCCGTATTTCGGTCTCCATGCCGCTCAGGCATTGGTACTGGCGTATGATATAGAGCTTGACCCTGCGTATCTGGCCGCGGCAAGAGACTACATGCAGTGGTATGTTGATCATCTCGAGCCGGACGGAACTGTTATGGTGCATACCGGAGAATATCCCGATTATACCTCTACAGGTGAATGTGATTCGACCGACTCTTACGCGGCAGAATTCCTCTCACTGGCTAATATGTACTATGCCAGGACGCTGGATCTTGATTTCGTCAACTGGGTATGGCCCTATGCTCAGACGATTGTCGGTGCGATGGAGCTTACTCTTGATGCTGCTGACCATCTGACATACGCGAAACCCGGTTCGAGTTTCAAGTATCTGATGGATAACAGCGAAGTGGTACTGGGCTACAAAAACGCGGCTATGCTGGCATTCGCGGCAGCCGATAGTGACAAATACGCCGCGTGGAATGCCGCCGCGGATCAGACACAGGCTGGACTGGAGACAATGTATCTGAGCCAGGACAACAGATACGCCTGGGCAAAGAGCTCAAGCGGTTCTCTTTCCACCAGCTGGTCAGAGGTTTACGCTGACGGCGATTCTCAGATGTTCATGATAAAGAATGTACTTGAAAATCAGGACAGGGCCAAGACAATCTGGCAGTCATCTGTTGATCAGTTCATACCCCAGGGAATTCCCGCAGATGGTATTTCTTCGGGGTGGGTGCTCGCGACAGTCAGTGCCGGTAAATACGGCACCGGCTACGATGAAGTCGCCTATGCAAATTACCAGAAGAATAAATATCAGGACACAACGGGTTATATAAACAAGCATTTTCAGAGTGCTTTTATGATTCATCAGCAGGTTCAGTCACGTCAGTTCATGAAAACTGATGCATTTGCTGACGGTGAAATTAACCTTGCCGATTTTGCTATGCTTTCGGCGGACTGGTTTGAAGACCGGGAAGAATTAGTGGCTGATATGGTCGAAGAATGGCTGAATTCTTATCGGTATCAGGCTCGTGAGTAG
- a CDS encoding DUF4434 domain-containing protein: MSDVTAINADAAVQAAAAQKELTVQVHMLPPGRVSSIVPIEVRAGFMNGLNDDAGAGISFYLNGKDSENMVYSRQVEIEAGGTELVKFNLETKGLTGKNKLFALVTQNGKIVESVEKDFSIVETGVRSTRMIDGSWCGICHWSDIEGARWQDDIKKMTAADWHQMVSSMHECGVEVIVIQEIFRHQEYACKHDIPRKGYKGEAFYPSQLYPGRVDVACPDALKAILEKAQELGMYVFVGIGMYAWFDFTPESLEWHKQVAQEVWRLYGGYESFYGWYVSEEAYGSLDLDYISEEQIRKYRKDIIAFFKSFHDFTNSLTPGKPVMLAPNCHWLKKGEKYWMELFKYLDIVCPFGFERMPFTDMSGPEAAEFYQKMCDATGSRLWLDMEIFLFGSRGELYPRPIEQIKSDLVRYSGFEKIMCYQFPGMMSAPWAKIQPGGDDAVELYKAYFEYVKDKLV, from the coding sequence ATGTCTGATGTAACAGCAATCAACGCAGATGCAGCGGTGCAGGCCGCGGCGGCACAAAAAGAATTAACTGTGCAGGTGCACATGCTGCCGCCGGGGCGCGTGAGCAGTATAGTTCCGATAGAGGTCAGGGCCGGATTTATGAACGGTTTGAACGATGATGCCGGTGCCGGGATATCCTTTTACCTCAACGGAAAGGATAGTGAGAATATGGTTTACAGCCGGCAAGTCGAGATTGAAGCAGGCGGGACCGAGCTGGTAAAATTCAATCTTGAAACCAAAGGGCTAACCGGTAAGAATAAACTTTTTGCACTGGTTACTCAAAACGGGAAAATTGTTGAGTCTGTCGAAAAAGATTTTTCTATAGTTGAAACCGGAGTAAGATCAACCCGAATGATAGACGGTTCCTGGTGCGGCATATGCCACTGGAGTGATATAGAAGGGGCAAGGTGGCAGGATGATATCAAAAAGATGACCGCCGCCGACTGGCACCAGATGGTCAGCTCAATGCATGAGTGCGGCGTAGAGGTTATAGTCATCCAGGAGATATTCAGGCATCAGGAATACGCCTGCAAGCATGATATCCCCCGCAAAGGCTACAAGGGAGAGGCGTTTTATCCCTCGCAGCTTTATCCCGGGAGGGTGGATGTGGCGTGCCCGGATGCTCTTAAGGCTATACTCGAAAAGGCTCAGGAGCTGGGCATGTATGTTTTCGTCGGGATAGGTATGTATGCCTGGTTTGATTTTACACCTGAATCACTGGAGTGGCATAAACAAGTTGCTCAAGAGGTATGGCGTCTTTACGGCGGGTATGAATCCTTTTATGGCTGGTACGTTTCCGAAGAGGCTTACGGCAGTCTTGACCTGGATTATATCAGCGAAGAACAGATCAGGAAGTACCGCAAAGATATAATCGCTTTCTTCAAGAGTTTTCATGATTTCACAAACAGCCTTACTCCGGGCAAGCCCGTCATGCTGGCGCCGAACTGCCACTGGCTCAAAAAGGGCGAAAAATACTGGATGGAGCTGTTCAAGTATCTTGATATCGTCTGCCCGTTTGGTTTTGAGAGAATGCCGTTTACTGATATGAGCGGCCCTGAAGCGGCCGAGTTTTATCAGAAGATGTGCGACGCAACCGGCAGCCGCCTGTGGCTGGATATGGAAATATTCCTTTTTGGAAGCCGCGGCGAGCTTTATCCAAGGCCAATTGAGCAGATCAAGTCTGACCTGGTGAGATATTCAGGTTTTGAAAAGATTATGTGTTACCAGTTCCCGGGCATGATGAGTGCCCCCTGGGCAAAGATTCAGCCCGGCGGCGATGATGCCGTTGAGCTGTACAAGGCATATTTTGAATATGTAAAAGATAAACTCGTTTGA